From the Posidoniimonas corsicana genome, the window CCGCCCGTGCCCGAGTCGATGCTGGAGGAGGGCTTCCAGCAGTTCGCCGACCGCTGGAACCCGATCCTCGACGTGTTCGACGAGTGCGGGGTGCGGTTCGCGCTAGAGGTGCACCCGACCGAGATTGCGTTTGACATCTACACCGCCAAGCGGGCGCTCGAGGCGGTCGGCAACCGCGAGGCGTTCGGCTTCAACTTCGACCCCAGCCACCTGCTGTGGCAGGGCGTCGACCCGGTGGAGTTCATCCGCGCGTTCCCCGACCGTATCTACCACGTGCACATCAAGGACGCGATCGTCACGCTGGACGGACGCACCGGCATCCTGGCCAGCCACCTCAACTTCGGCGACCCGCGCCGCGGCTGGGACTTCCGCTCGCCGGGCCACGGCGCGGTGAACTTCGAGGAGATCATCCGGGCGTTGAACGTGATCGGCTACGACGGCCCGTTGTCGGTCGAGTGGGAGGACTCCGGCATGGACCGCGAGCACGGCGCTACCGAGTCGGCCGAGTTCGTCAAGAAGATCGACTTCGCGCCGAGCAACGTGGCCTTCGACGCGGCGATGGCGGATCAGGGCTAGCTGCGCGGCGGTTGGAAGTTGGAAGCTGCTGGTGGGCGTTGGGAGAAAAGAGTCGTCAGGAACCGAACTGGCGTTTGGGGGTCCTGACGCCTTGGCGAACCTCCCCTGTTCCCCCCCGACTTTTGAGTAGAAACCGGCC encodes:
- a CDS encoding sugar phosphate isomerase/epimerase family protein — translated: MPRPVTLFTGQWADLPIDDMCRKAADFGYQGLELACWGDHFEVRRAMEDPNYVGDVRDRLDRYDLECHAISNHLAGQAVCDPIDQRHQSILPPHVWGDGDPAGVTQRAIEEMKNTARAAQKLGVSVVNGFTGSGIWHLLYSFPPVPESMLEEGFQQFADRWNPILDVFDECGVRFALEVHPTEIAFDIYTAKRALEAVGNREAFGFNFDPSHLLWQGVDPVEFIRAFPDRIYHVHIKDAIVTLDGRTGILASHLNFGDPRRGWDFRSPGHGAVNFEEIIRALNVIGYDGPLSVEWEDSGMDREHGATESAEFVKKIDFAPSNVAFDAAMADQG